Below is a window of Nocardia asteroides DNA.
CTGCTGCTGTCGGCGTTCCCGGCGGTCGTGCTGATGTCGGCCGGTTGCACCTCCGGCGCGTCCGGACCCGCGCCGGCACCGACGGGCACCACGACCGCCGCGATCGAGACCGCGACGCCGGTGTCGTCGGCGCTGCCGGAGCCCCCGCCACGGACGGTCGTGCTCGACCCCGGACACAACGGCGGCAATGCCGCGCACCCCGCGCAGATCACCGCGCCGGTACCGGACGGGCGCGGTGGCACCAAGGCCTGCAACACCACCGGCACCGCCGCCGACAGTGGCTACCCCGAGCACGCCTTCACCTGGGATGTCAGCCTGCGCGTGCGCGACGCGCTCACCGCGCACGGCGTGCGGGTGATCCTGACCCGCGACGACGACACCGGCGTCGGACCGTGTGTCGACCGGCGAGCCGCCGTCGGCAACGACGCGGCCGCCGACGCGGTGGTCTCGATCCACGCCGACGGCCACCCGGGCGCCGACGCGCACGGCTTCCACATCGCCTACGCCGACCCACCGCTCAATCCCGTCCAGGCCGGCGCCGGTGTCGCGCTGGCCACCGCCCTGCGCGACGCCATGGTGCGAGGCGGGGCGATCCCGTCGACCTACGTGGGGTCGGCGGGCCTGAATCCCCGCGCCGATCTGGCCGGGCTCAATCTCGCGCAGCGGCCCGCGGCGCTGGTGGAGTGCGGCAACATGCGCTCGGCCGCCGACGCCGCGCTCATCGAAACACCCGAGGGCCGGGCCCGCTACGCCGAGCTCGTCACGGCCGGGATCCTGGCCTTCCTGGGCTGAGCCGACCGGAATTTCGCGGAGACCACGCAACGTTCGCCGGTCTCGCGCCACGACTTGTCCGCCGCCGCGGGCAAGTGTGCTTGTTGCGAATAGTCTGCCGTCTCCGCAACTTCCGGCAAACCGGGGAAATCGCGCCAGCTGGGTGGATAACCAACAATTTGCCCGTGGTGCGAACCGGTTGGTTCGAACGGGTGATTGTTCGCCGAATTCGCAGTCGGGGCGCCCTGGGGTCGAATACCGGTGGGTAGCGGTATTTTTCGCTATTCGATTGCTTGACGGTTGATCTTCGTCGCCCTACTGTTCCGGTCACAGTTCGATCTCGAACTGTTCGTGTCATCGCTCGAAATGGTTTCCCGGACGGCATGCCGGCCCCTGCCGTCGTCCGTCTGTGTTTTCCAAGGAGTATCGATAGTGCGAAGCCGAATGCTGTCCATCGCCGGAGCCGTGATTCTGGCACCTCTCGCCGGCCTGCTCGTCCCGACCGCGACCGCGAATGCCCACGGCTGGGTCACCGGGCCCGCCAGCAGACAGGAACAATGCGCCAGGGGCCTGGTGTCGTGTGGTGCGGTGAGATACGAGCCGCAGAGCGTGGAAGGCCCCAAAGGCCTGGACAATTGCAGTGCGAACAAATATCCCGAACTCGACGACGACAGCCTCGGCTGGGTGCCGCAGAAAGTGTCCGGGCGAACGACTTTCACGTGGAAGAACACCGCCAACCATCGCACCCTGAATTGGGAGTACTTTATCGGTGGCACCCGGATCGCGGTGATCGACGGCCGCAACGAACAGCCGCCGATGGAGGTCACCCACACCATCGACCTGTCGAACTATTCCGGGCGGCAGAAATTGCGTGCCGTCTGGAATATCGGTGACACCGCGGCCGCTTTCTACAGCTGCGTCGACCTCGAGATCGGCGGCGGGGGCGGCTCCACACCCACCACGACCACACCGACACCGACCACCCCACCCGCCACCACCACGAAACCCCCGGCGACCACCACCCATCAGCACCCGACGACCACCACCGCGCCTGCCGGCGCGGCCTGGCGGCAGGGCGCCACCTACGCCGTCGGCGACACGGTCACCTACCAGGGCGTCACCTACCGCTGCCGCCAGGCGCACACCGTGCACGACCCGAATTGGACACCGCCGAATACGCCCGCGCTGTGGTCGCGGATCTGAGCATCCGCACCGTTTCGTGTGTTCTCCCACCATCGGTCCCGCAATGGGGCCAGGATTGACCACGACTCGCCGGCCTCGCGTTCGGCCGGCTCCCGCAGCACAAGGACGTGAGATATGAGTGACAGGAAATTCGCCTTCGCCGTCGCGGCCACCGGGACGGCATTGCTGGCCATGACGATCGGCACCCCCTCGGCCTCGGCTGCGGTCTCGCAGCTGACGGTCGAACCGGGCCTCAGCGTCGGCATGGCAACCAACTACGGCACCGGTTGCACCCACCATCTGGTGGCCCGGCTCAGCGTCGGCCTCGAACCTGTCTCGTTCTACGACAACGGTGTGCTGCTGGCCGTGGTCGTCCCGCTCGACGGCATCGCCAACCTGGCCTGGGTGCCGTCCAGCACCGGCCCGCACAGCCTGGCGGCGCTGCAGGGCGGGGTCGGGCGCGGCGCCGACGTGAGTGTCGGCAAGGGGTACCGGTTCGGTGAATCCTGCGTGGTCACCGGCGGCTGACCCCGGTGACGACGGTGGCCTGGTCCGCACGGACCGGGCCACCGTTCGCGTTCGCCCTACTTCTTCGACCCGGCGGGCTTCTTGCCCTTCGCCGGTTTCTTGGCCGCCTTCTTCTGCTGCTCGGGTGCGGCACCGTTGGTCTCGGCGCCACCGCTGGGCGCCACCGCGGTGACGACCAGATCGTCGTCCACCGCGTCGACCGCGACCGTCGCGCCCGGTGCCAGGCCGCCGTCGAGCAGCAGCCGCGAGATCCGGTTGTCGAGTTCCCGCTGTACTGTGCGGCGCAGCGGCCGGGCGCCGAACTCCGGCTGGAACCCGCGGTCACCCAGCCAGTCCACCGCCGCGTCGGTGATGTCGAGGGAGATGTCCTGGGCCGCCAGCATCCTGCGGGTCTTGTCCAGGATCAGGTTCACGATCCGTTCCAGCTGCGTCTTGTCGAGCCGGTGGAAGACGATCTGCTCGTCGATACGGTTGAGGAATTCCGGCCGGAAGTGCTGTCGCAGCCGCTCCTCCAGGTCGGGCACGATCGAGTCCAGATCGCCCTCCGGCGCCTTCAGGATCAGATCCGAGCCGATATTGGAGGTCATGATCACGATCGTGTTCTTGAAATCGACGGTGCGGCCCTTGGAATCGGTGACCCGGCCGTCGTCGAGCAGCTGCAACAGCACATTGAACACATCCGGGTGCGCCTTCTCGACCTCGTCGAACAGGATCACCGAGTACGGCTGCCTGCGCACCTTGTCGGTGAGCTGGGCAGCGTCGTCGTAGCCGACGTATCCGGGCGGCGCGCCGACCAGCCGGGAGACGGTGTGCTTCTCCTGGAACTCGCTCATGTCGAAGCGGATGAGCCGGTCCTCGTCGCCGAAGACGGCCTCGGCCAGCGCCTTGGCGAGCTCGGTCTTGCCCACACCGGTCGGGCCGAGGAACAGGAACGAACCGATCGGCCGGTTCGGGTCCTTGAGCCCGGCCCTGGCCCGGCGCACCGCCTCGGCGACGGCGACGATCGCCTCGTCCTGCCCGATCACCCGCTTGTGCAGCACGTCCTCGAGCTCGAGCAGCCGCTGCTTCTCCTCGGCGGTCAGGTCGGCCACCGGGATGCCGGTCTGCCGCGAGATCACCTCGGCGATATCGACCACCTGCACCTCGGGCTCACCCGATCGCACGCCGGATTCCTCCAGCTCCTCCTCCTTGGCCGCGATCTCGGCCTTGATCGCGGTCGCCTTCTCGTAGTCCTCGTCGTCGACGGCCGCGTCCTTCTCCCGGTACAGCCGGGCGATCGCCTCGTCCCTGGCCTTCACCTCCGGATCCGGGGTGCCCGAGCGCAGCCGGACCCGTGCGCCCGCCTGGTCGATCAGGTCGATCGCCTTGTCCGGCATGAACCGGTCGGTGATGTAGCGATCCGAGAGCTGCGCGGCCGCGACCAGCGCCTCGTCGGTGTAGCGGACCTGGTGATGTTCCTCGTACACGTCGGCCAGCCCGCGCAGGATCTCGACGGTGTCGGCCACCGAGGGTTCCGAGACCATCACCGGCTGGAAGCGGCGCTCGAGCGCGGCGTCCTTCTCGATGTACTTGCGGTACTCGTCGATGGTGGTCGCGCCGACGACGTGCAGTTCGCCGCGGGCCAGCGCCGGCTTGAGCAGATTGCCCGCGTCCATCGAGCCCTCGCCGCCGCCCCCGGCGCCGACGATGGTGTGCAGCTCGTCGATGAAGACGATCAGCTCGTCCTTGTGGGCGCGGACCTCGTCGAGGATCTTGGTCAGCCGTTCCTCGAACTCGCCGCGGTACTTGCTGCCCGCCACCAGGGTGCCCACATCCAGGGCGATCACCCGGCGATCGGCCAGCGTGGACGGCACGTCGTTGTTGACGATGCGCTGCGCGAGCCCCTCCACGATGGCGGTCTTACCGACGCCCGGATCACCGATCAGCACCGGATTGTTCTTGCGCCGCCGCGACAGGATCTCGATCGTCTGCTCGATCTCCTCGGCCCGGCCGACCACCGGGTCGACCAGCCCCTCGCGGGCCTCGGCGGTGAGATCGCGGCCGTATTCGTCGAGGGTGGGGGTGTCGGTCTCGGCCCGCCGTTTGCCCGCGGGCGCGCTCGGGGTCGCCGGACCGGAGGTGTTGCCGCTCTGGGTGGCGGCGATGCCCGCCATCAGTGCCTGCGCGGCCGCGCTGTCGGAGACCGAGGCGATGCCGAGCAGGATGTGTTCGGGCCCGATGTAGCTGCTGCCCGCCTGCGCGGCCTGGCGCTGCGCCGACCGCAGGGCGGTCTTGGTGCCGGGGCTGAGGGTGATGTCGGCGAGGTCGTCCTCGCTGGGCGAACCGGTGTCGAGGTACTCCTGCATCTGCTCGGCAACCTGATCGGGATCGAGGCTGAGTTCGGCGACGATGCTGCGGCCCGGCTCGGATTCGGTGGCCGCGTAGAGCAGATGTTCGGGGGTGATCTCCGGATTGCCCCATTCCTGGGCGGCTTCGCGTGCGGATCCGATCAGCAATTTGGCGTTGTCGGTCATCAATCTGCCGAGGTCGATGCGCTGCACCGGTGGTTTCGCCGACATTCCTGGTCCGAAGAATCGCTGGAAGATGTCGTCGAAGGAGTTCATTCCTGAACCGGGCCAGCTCGCTGTCATGTCCACACCTCTTCGCTCGTCGTGCCGCGTGGCGGCGACTCCTGCAGATCGGGTCGGTACTGCTAGCAATACTTCGGCATCTACGGGTGGGGTGCAAGCGATTGGACAGTTTCACATCTGCAACGTCGGGGGGTGTGGCGCGCAAACCAAAGTCCGGCCGAAGTGGTCCGAAACCACCGGTTTTGTCTGATTCTTGATCGAGGAGCGGCACGGACGGGTAGCGTGACGACCCGCGCCGCGGTAGCGACCGCGGCGCCCAGATTTGCCCGCCGACCGACTGGTCGAACAGGCCGACGGGAAGAGCACGGAGTTTGGTCACCGACGTCATCGATGTCACCGCGGATTTCACGATCGCGCGTCAGTCGTTGTGGGATGTACTGCTGGATCCGCAGAGTTATCCGCGGATGTTCACCGGTATCGGCAGTTGTGAGCGGGTGGAGCGGCCCGACGGGTCGGTGGTGTGGCAGGTGCGGGTGGGGTCGGCCGAGGCCGGGATCGAGACCCATGAGTTCGTGCTCGAGATCGGGCGCTGGTACGAGAGTTTCGAGCTGCGCAGTCCCGCGCTGGGCAGCTTCGCCGCGGTCCGGTTGCGCGGGGACGAGCAGCGCACGCGGCTCGACATCACCCTGTTCGCCGCGGCCCGGGTGCATCCGCTGCTGGGCGAGCGCGGCAACGCCACGGTCACCGACTGGGTGAAGGCGGGCCTGCGCCGCACCGCCGACGTGATCGCGGGCACCAGGTCCTCGATCGTGATCAACGCCGAACGCTCGGTGCTGCGCCGTAACGCCGGTGTCGCGCGCAGCATCGCCGCGACCGGGCTGATGCGGCCGGAACCGGTCGCGATGGTGAAGCAGCTGCGTTCCCTGGCCAAGTGGGGTTTCAACCTGGCGGGCGGCTACGCGGCGGGCGCGGCGCACACCCCGGACCGGCTCGCGGTGATCGACGCGCGGGGTACCAGGACCTACGCCGAGCTCGATGCCAGATCCACCGCGCTGGCCGGAGCCATGTACGCGCTGGGGCTGCGCTCGGGTGACGCCATCGGCCTGCTCTCGCGCAATCACGCGGGCATGGTCGAAACCATGGTCGCGGCGGGCAAACTCGGCGTCGACGTGGCGCTGCTCAACGCCGGGCTGTCCGGGCGCCGGATCGAGGAGATCGTGCAGCGGCACCGGCTCAGCGCGGTCTACGTCGACGGGCAGCTGGAGAAGCTGATCCGCTATCTGCACGGCGACATCCCGCGGTTCACCACCGACGACCAGCCGCCGGACCCGGACCGCTCCACCGTCGACGGCCTGATCGCGCTGGCGCAGAACGACTTTCCGGTGGCGACGAACCCGGGCCGGTTGATCGTGCTCACCTCGGGCACCAGCGGCTCGCCCAAGGGCGCGCGCCGGCCGCACCCCAAGGGCTTCGGCACCATCGCCGCGCTGCTCTCGCGGATCCCCATGCGGGTGGAGGAGGTGGCGCTCATCCCGGCGCCGCTGTTCCACACCTGGGGGCTGGCCGGGCTGCAGCTGAGTACGGCGCTGCGGGCCACCGTGGTGCTCACCGACGGTTTCGACGCCCTCGACTGCCTGCGGGCGGTGGCCCAGCACCGCATCACCACCCTGTTCGTGGTCCCGACCATGGTGGAACGCCTGCTCGACGTGCCCGCCGAGCTGCGTGCGAACTTCGACCTGACCAGTTTGCGTCACGTCGTCAGCTGTGGCGCGCCGCTGGCCGGCGCCACCGTGCTGCGCTTCCTGGACACCTTCGGCGACGTGCTCTACAACGTCTACGGCTCCACCGAGGTCTCCTGGGCCAGTGTCGCCACCCCGGCCGATCTGCGGGTCTCGCCGACCACCGCGGGCCGCCCGCCGCTGGGCACCCGGGTGGCGGTGCTCGGCCCGGATCTGCGGCCGGTGCCGGTCGGCTCGACCGGGCACATCTTCGTCGCCAACCACATGCTCTTCGACGGTTACGTCAACTCCGCGCCGCCGGAGGAGGCCGACGGCATGCTCGACACCGGCGACCTGGGGTACCTCGACGCCGCGGGGAGGCTGTTCGTGGCGGGCCGGGACGACGAGATGATCATCTCCGGCGGTGAGAACGTCTTCCCCCGGCCGGTGGAAGAAGCGCTGGCGCATCTGCCGCAGATCACCGAGGTCGCCGTGGTCGGGGTGCCCGACCGCGAGTTCGGGCAGCGGCTGGCCGCGTTCGTGGTGAAAAAGGAAGGGGCGGGGCTGGATCCGGACATGGTGCGTACCTACATCCGCAACCGGCTGAGCCGGTTCTCGGTCCCGCGCGATGTCACGTTCCTGTCCGCGCTGCCGCGCGGGGAGACCGGCAAGATCCTCAAGCGCGTGCTGGTGCGACCGGAGTCAGCGCTGAGCGAGTAGCAGCCCCACGGCCCGCTCCAGCGCCGCCGAGGCCTGCTCTGCCGACAGGCCGCGGCGGTCCTGGAGATGATGCCGGGCCGGCCAGGCGAGGGCGGTGTCGACCAGGTCCAGCAGCTGCTCGTCACCGGCCAGTTCGGGCGCGAACAGGGCCCCGAGGGTCGCGCGGATGCGGGCGTCGGTGCGCCGCATGCGCTCGTCGATCGCCGCGATCGTCCGTGATTCCTGCAGGCCGGTCAGACGCGGCAGGCGCTGCAACTCGAAGATGGCCGCGCTCTGCCGCACCGCCTGGGTGATCCGTTCCGGCAGCGGCACCGTGGGATCCGCCGCTGGCAGCCGCGACTCCACCGTCTCGGACTGGCGCTCGACGGCGGCGACCAGCAGCGCCGCCCGATCGGGGAAGTGCACGAAGATACTGCGTTCGGACGTGCCCGCCCTGGTCGCGATCTCACGGGTGGTCGGCGCGAAATCGCCCTCGATGACCGCGGCCAGCAGCGCGTCGACGATGGCCGCGCGCGTCTTCGCCGGATCACGCCGCCGCCGCGTCTGCTGCCCTGAGCTCATCGGCCCATCACAGCACAGACCGGCCCCGGGTGGGTTACTCGGACGGCTGCGGAGCCGTCCGGTTCATCACCGAATGGGTGCGCGAATAGCCGAAGTACACGACCAGACCCACCAGCAGCCAGACCAGGAACCGCACCCAGGTCTCCCACGGCAGCGAGTAGATCAGGTACGCCGAGAAGCCGATGCCGATCAGCGGGATCACCGGCATGAACGGCAGCCGGAACGAGCGCGGCGCGTCGGGCCTGGTGCGCCGCAACACGATCACCGCCACACACACCACGATGAACGCCATCAGGATGCCGATATTGGTGAGCTCGGCGACGGTGTTGATCGGCAGCACACCGGCCAGGATCGCCGCGCCGATACCGACGATCCAGGTGACCCGGGTCGGCACCTTGCGGGTGGGATGGGTCTTGGCGAACCACGCGGGCAGCAGCCCGTCGCGGCTCATCGCGAACCACACCCGGGTGACGCCGAGCATGAAGGTGAGCACCACGGTGACGATGCCGACGATCGCGCCGACCGCGATGATGTTGGCCACGCCCGGCATCCCGACCGACTCGAACGCGGTGGAGAAACCACTGGTGGGGCTGATCTCGGTGTACTTCTGCATGCCGGTGAGGACCAGCGTGGCCAGCACGTAGAGCACCATGGCGATGGCCAGCGAGTAGATGATCGCCTTGGGCAGGTGCTTGCGTCCGTCCACCGATTCCTCGGCGGCGGTACTCATCGCGTCGTAGCCGAACACCGCGAAGAACACCGTCGCCGCGCCGGTCCACACCGCGCCCGCGCCGAACGGGAAGTACGGGTCGTAGTTGGCGCTGTCGATGTGGAACACCCCGAGTGCCACGATCAGCACGACCAGCGCCACCTTGATCCCCACGGCCACCGTCTCGAACCGGCCCACGCTGTCGATCCCGCGCGAGAGCACCCACGCGGTGCCCAGGCAGAACAGCACCGCGAACAGGTCCACGACCCGGCCGTCGCCGGTGTCGGGCGCGCCGAGCATCCACTCCGGCAGGGTCAGCCCGACCTGGTCGAGCAGGAACCCGAAATACCCCGACACCCCGATGGCCACCACCGCCGCCACCGCGATGTACTCGAGCAGCAGGTCCCAGCCGATGAACCAGCCGGCCAGCTCGCCCAGCGAGACGTAACCGTAGGTGTAGGCCGAACCGGCTTTGGGCACCATGCCGGCGAACTCGGCGTAGCACAGCGCCGCGGCGGCACTGGCGACACCGGCGATCAGGAACGAGATCAGCACCGCGGGCCCGGTGACCGAATGGGCGACCGACCCGGCCAGGGTGAAGATGCCCGCGCCGATGATGCCGCCGACACCGATGGCGGTCAGCTGCCACAGGCCCAGTGATTTGGCCAGCCGCTCGTCGCTGGGGATCTCGTCCTCGACCTCGACGAGGGGTTTGCGCCGCAACATCTGGGCGCGCAACTCGGCGAAAGACATTCGCGTTCCTTCCGTCGGCGCACACCGCCGCGTCGCGATGTGCGAGCCGACCTCCGCCAGGAGGCTCAGCTGAGTACACCGCCACGCCGCGGCCGCGGGCGCCGAGAGTGAATATTGTTCAGCGGTGGTGCCCGAAGCGATATGCGGTCGTCACCCGCGCCCGCCGACGAGCGCGCGCAGGAAGAACCCCAGATTGGCGGGCCGTTCGGCCAGCCTGCGCATGAAATAGCCGTACCACTGGTCACCGTAGGGGACGTACACGCGAACGTGGTTGCCCGCGTCGGCGAGTCGCTGCTGTTCGTCGGCGCGGATGCCGTAGAGCATCTGGTACTCGTACTCCTCGGTCTTGCGCTGCGCGGACTGCACCGCGACCCCGGCCGCGGCGAGCACCGCCGGGTCGTGCGAGGCGATCATCGGATAGCCCGAACCCGCGGTGAGGATGGCCAGGCAGCGCAGATACGACGCGTCGACCTCGGCGCGGTCCCGGAAGGCCACCGACGCGGGTTCGTCGTAGGCGCCCTTGCACAGCCGGATGCGGGAGCCGGGACCAGCCAGGGCGCGGCAGTCGTCCTCGGTGCGGCGCAGATACGCCTGCAGCACGGTCCCCAGCCAGGGGAAGTCGGCGCGCAGCTCGCGCACGATCGCCAGCGTCGAGTCGGTGGTGGTGTGGTCCTCGGCGTCGACGGTCACCCAGAGACCCGCGTCCTCGGCGGCGGCACAGATCTGGTGCGCGTGCTCGCGGGCGATCGCGTGCCCGTCGCGGGGCAGGGCCTGGCCGAGCGCCGACAGTTTCACCGAAACTTCCAGCGGGCGCACGGCGCCCGCCGCGACCTCGGTCTCGGGCAGCCTGCCGAGCGCCGCGATCAGGGTGCGGTACTGCGCGACCGTGGCCTGCGCGCTCGCCAGATCGGTGGTGTCCTCGCCGAGGTAGTCGATGCTGACGAAATGGCCCGAGCGCAGCAGGGTCTCGGCGGCGCGCACGGCGTCGCCGGTGCCGGTGCCCGCGACGAACCGGGCGACGACCGCGCGACTCACCGGCAACCGGGTGATCGTGCGTTCCAGCCGCGGCGACCGCGCCGCGGCGAGCAGGGGCGAGCGCAACAGGGCCGACATCAGCGGACCTCCTCCTCGGGCGCCTGATGGGGGTAGCCGTGCTCGGTGGGCGGGGTGAAGGTCTCCTTGATCGTGCGGGCCGAGGTCCAGCGCAGCAGGTTCTGCGCCGAGCCCGCCTTGTCGTTGGTGCCCGAGGCCCGGCCGCCGCCGAACGGCTGCTGACCCACGACCGCGCCGGAGGGCTTGTCGTTGATGTAGAAGTTGCCCGCGGCGAAGGTGAGCCGCTCGGTGGCCGCGGTGATCGCGGCCCGGTCCTCGGCGATGATCGACCCGGTCAGCCCGTAGGGGCTGCCGCCGTCGACCAGGGCCATGGCGTCGGCGAAGGCGGAGGGAGTGCTGTCGTCGTAGACGTGCACGGCCAGGATCGGGCCGAAGTACTCGGTGTGGAAGACCTCGTCGGTGGGGTCGTCGCCGACCACCACGGTGGGCTCGACGAACCAGCCGGTGCTGTCGTCGCTGTGGCCACCGGCCACCACCGTCAGCCCCGGGGTGGCCTTGGCACGTTCGAGGGCCGCGGTGTTGCGGTCGAAGGCGGCCCGATCGATCAGTGCCCCACCGAAATTGGCCAGATCCGTGACATCGCCGTAGCGCAGCGCGGAGGTCTTCTCGATCAGGTCGTCGGCCATCACCGCCCACACCGACCGCGGCACGAAGGCCCGCGAGGCGGCCGAGCATTTCTGCCCCTGGTAGTCGAAGGCGCCGCGCAGCAGCGCGGTGGTGAGCACGGCCGGATCGGCCGACGAATGGGCCAGTACGAAATCCTTGCCGCCGGTCTCACCGACCAGGCGGGGATAGGTCCGGTACCGGTCGATCCGCTGCGCCACCTCCCGCCACAGGTGCTGGAAGGTGGCGGTGGAGCCGGTGAAATGGACGCCGGCCAGTCGCGGGTCGGTCAGCACCGCTTCGGAGATCGCCGGGCCTGCCCCGTTGACCAGGTTGATCACCCCGGGCGGCAGGCCCGCGGCCTCGAGCAGCCGCATGGTCAGGTAGGCGGCGACCGCCTGGCTCCGCGCCGGCTTCCACACCACCGTATTGCCCATCAGCGCGGGCGAGGTCGGCAGATTGCCGGCGATGGCGGTGAAGTTGAAGGGGGTGACCGCGTAGACGAAACCCTCGAGCGAGCGGTACTGCATCCGGTTCCACACGCCGCGCGTGGAGATCGGCTGCTCGGCCAGGATCTGTCGGGCGAAGGAGACGTTGAACCGCCAGAAGTCGACCAGTTCGCACGGTGCGTCGATCTCGGCCTGGTACGCGGACTTGGACTGCCCGAGCATCGTCGCGGCGGCCACCCGTTCGCGCCACGGTCCGGCGAGCAGGTCGGCGGCGCGCAGGAAGATCGCGGCCCGGTCGTCGAAGGACGTGGCCCGCCAGCCGGGCGCCGCCGCCGTGGCGGCCTCGACCGCGGCGGCGGCTTCGGCGGTGGTCGCGTCGTGCAGGGTGCCGAGGACGGCGGCGTGCCGGTGCGGCTGCACCACGTCGAACCGCGCACCGTCGCCGCGACGATGCTGTCCGCCGATCACGTGACTGATCTCGGTCGGCGTCGCGGCCAGCTCGGCCAGCGCGCTGCGCAGACGGCGGCGTTCGGGAGTTCCGGGAGCGAAGGTCCCGACCGGTTCGTTGACCGGCGGCGGGGTGGTGGCGATGGCATCCATGGCTGCGGCTCCTGCGTCGTGGAGGGGCGG
It encodes the following:
- the pruA gene encoding L-glutamate gamma-semialdehyde dehydrogenase translates to MDAIATTPPPVNEPVGTFAPGTPERRRLRSALAELAATPTEISHVIGGQHRRGDGARFDVVQPHRHAAVLGTLHDATTAEAAAAVEAATAAAPGWRATSFDDRAAIFLRAADLLAGPWRERVAAATMLGQSKSAYQAEIDAPCELVDFWRFNVSFARQILAEQPISTRGVWNRMQYRSLEGFVYAVTPFNFTAIAGNLPTSPALMGNTVVWKPARSQAVAAYLTMRLLEAAGLPPGVINLVNGAGPAISEAVLTDPRLAGVHFTGSTATFQHLWREVAQRIDRYRTYPRLVGETGGKDFVLAHSSADPAVLTTALLRGAFDYQGQKCSAASRAFVPRSVWAVMADDLIEKTSALRYGDVTDLANFGGALIDRAAFDRNTAALERAKATPGLTVVAGGHSDDSTGWFVEPTVVVGDDPTDEVFHTEYFGPILAVHVYDDSTPSAFADAMALVDGGSPYGLTGSIIAEDRAAITAATERLTFAAGNFYINDKPSGAVVGQQPFGGGRASGTNDKAGSAQNLLRWTSARTIKETFTPPTEHGYPHQAPEEEVR